The sequence GACCTCGGCGGCGTGGCGCAGCGCGTGGTCGACGGCCCGAGCGGTCTCGGTGGTGGGGGCGGGGAGGAGCGGCAGGGTTATGGGGGTGGTGCGGCCGGTCTCGATGGCCCGGGCCAGGTGGCGGACCGCCTCGGGGATCTCCGGCGGGAGGGGGCGGCCGGAGAGGTGGACGGCTGGGGCCGCCTCGACCACGGGGGTGATCGCGTTCAACTGGGCCAACAGACGGGTGAGTTCGCGGCTGCGGCCGTGGTGGCGGGCGCGGTGGGCGAGGATGAGGTCGTAGGACTGGTTGAGGGACTGGGTGACGTCGAAGCGGGTGGCGACGTAGGCGTCCGGGTCGCCGCAGGAGGCCAGTAGGGCGGCCACCTCGCGGTAGGCCGCCGCGACGGATGTCCGCTCCGGCACCCCGGCCCGCAGCGGCCAGGCGAGCAGGGCCAGGGCGAGGACGAGGAGGCCGCCGCCGGCCATCAGGGCCGGGGGCAGCCACCAGGGGCCGGGGAGCGGGAGTCCCGCGCCGATCACGGCGTTCAGGAGCAGCAGCAGTCCCGACACCGAGGCGACCGCGCCGATCGTCGAAATCATTCCGGACAGCAGGGCGATGCCGGTGACGGCGGTCACCGCGTACCAGCCGTGGCCGTGGACCAGGGAGCCCAGCGTGACGCCCACCGCGCCGAACAGCTGCGGGACCGCGATGTTGAGGATGCGCATGCGGTAGGCGTCGGCGGTGTCGCTGATGACGCCGGAGAGGGCGCCCATGGAGGCCAGCGCGCCGTAGGCCGGCCGTCCGGCCGCGAGCCCGAGCGCCAGCGGGAGGGCCATCGCGAGCGCGGCCCGGACCATCGCGGGCCAGTTGAGGGGTGCCCGGTGGGGTTGGAGGTTCCGGACCAGCCAGTCGGGAGGGGTGAGGCCGATGGGGAACTCGCGGGACATGCGCCCATTATGACCGCTTCGCCCCGGCGGCCCCGGGCCGTCTTCGCTGGTGGAGCGTGATATCGACGCTGACCCTGGCGAGGGGGAGGGCGGCGGATCGGGAACCGAGTCTGCGTCCAGGGCCATGGGGCACGTCCCGAGACTACGAGCGGGAGTCCACCTCGGTCAGGAATTCCTCCAGTGCCCCGTTGAACTCCGCCGTCCGTTCCAGGTTCGGCATATGGGCCGCCCGCTCGACCACGTGCAGCACGGAGCCGGGGATCGCGGCGTGCATCGCCTCCGCGTCCGCGACCGGTGTGTAGGTGTCGTCGGCGCCGACCACGACCAGGGCGGGGACGGTGACCTTCGCCAGCACGGGGCGGTAGTCGGGGCGTTCGGCGCGGCCGCGCAGGGAGGCCGCGGCGCCCTCGGGGGAGGTGGCCGTCATCATGCGGTGGACATGGGCCTTGACCTCGGGATCGGCGTACGGGGCGACCATCTTGTCGAGGACCTCGTCGGCGTAGCCGGCGAGGCCCTCGGCGAGCAGCCGGTCGGCCATGGCGCGTCGGGCGAGCCTGCCCTCGGGTGTCTCGGGGTCGGGGAAGGTGTCCGCGAGGACCAGGCCCCGGACGCGGTCGCCGAAGCGGTCGTAGCACTCCATGGCGATCTGGCCGCCCATGGACAGGCCGGCCAGTACGAAGGAGTCCACCGACAGGAAGTCCAGCAGCTCCTCGATGTCCTGGGCGTGGCGGGCGAGCGGGACGGTGCCGGGGGTCACGGGGGAGGCGCCGTAGCCGCGCAGATCGGGGGCGATCACCCGGCGGCGGCCGGAGAAGGCGGCCAGCTGCGGGGCCCACATGGTGCGGTCGAAGGGGTGGCCGTGCACGAGGACGAGGGGGACGAGGGGGACGCGGGAGGAGACACCGGGGTCCCCCTTGTCCTCGTATGCGAGGAAGGGGCTCATGTGATCGACCCTAGGCACCACCAACTCCTCGGTGCAATAAGATCTTTGCCCTCGGTGCAATCCGGTGTGCCGGCGGGACGGCGGAGGACATGTGGACGACTACCGGCGGATCGCCGACCGGATCGCCGACGACATCGCAGGCGGGCGGCTCCGGCCCGGCCAGCGGCTGCCGCCGCAGCGGGCGTTCGCCCGGCGGCACCGGATCGCGGCGTCGACGGCGGGGCGGGTGTACGCCGAACTCGTGCGCCGGGGGCTGGTGGTGGGCGAGGTCGGGCGCGGGACGTTCGTACGGGCCACCGAGCCGGACCGGCAGCCGGGGCACGCGCTGACCGAGGCGGCCGGTGCCCCGCCCGTGAACCTGGAGCTCAACTACCCGTCCGCGCCCGGCCAGCCGGAGCTGCTGGCCCCGGCCCTCGCGCCGTTGCTAAGGCCGGACGCGCTGGCCGAGGCGCTGCGGCCCGCCCCGGCCGCCGGCACCGTGGCGGCGAGGGACGCGGTGGCCGGGCTGCTGGCCGCCGACGGCGGGCGGCCGGACCCCGACCGGATCCTCTTCACCGGCAACGCCCGCCAGGCCATCGCGGCCACCCTCGCCTCGCTGGTACGGGCGGGCGGCCGGGTCGGTGTCGAGCCGTTGACGTATCCGCTGGTCAAGGAGATCGCGGGGCGGCTCGGCGTCACCCTCGTACCGCTCGCGGCGGACGAGGAGGGACCGCTTGCCGAGTCCGTCGCCGCGGCCCACCGCACCGCTCCCCTGTCCGCCCTCTACCTCCAGCCGACTCTGCACAACCCGACCTCGCTGACCCTCGGCGCCGAGCGGCGCGCGCGGCTGGCCGACGTCATCCACAGCCTGGGGATACCCGTCGTGGAGGACCGGATCTGGTCCTTCCTGCACGAGGGCGGCGCGCCCGCGCTCGCCGCGCTCGTCCCCGGCCTCGTGCACCTCGTCGACGGGTTGTCCAAGCGGGTCGCGCCGGGGCTCACCGTCGGGTTCGTCCTCGCGCCCGCCGACCGGGCCGAGGCGGTGGCGCGGGCCGTCAGGTCCGGAGGGTGGAACGCGGGGTCCTTCGCGCTGGAGGCGGCCGTGCGGTGGACCGGGGACGGGACCGTGGCGCGGCTGGTCGCCGCCAAGCGGCGGGACGCGGGGCGGCGGCAGCGGCTGGTCGCCGAGGAGCTGGACGGTTTCGCCGTACGGTCCGATCCGGCGGCCTACTTCGCCTGGTGGCAGCTGCCCGCGCCCTGGCGGGCCGACACCTTCACCGCCGCCGCGCGGGCGCACGGGATCGCGGTCACGCCGGGTACGGCCTTCTCGGTCGACCCGAGCCGTACCCCGGACGCCGTCAGACTCGGGCTCGCGTCGGCTCCGGAGCCGGAGCTGGTGCGTGCGCTTCGGACCCTCGCCGGCCTCGCGCGCGGCGGGGCGGCCGCAGCCGGCGGGTGAGCCAGGCGGTCAGGGCCACCGCGAGGCCGAGGCCGAGCAGCAGCCAGGAGACCGTGCGCAAGGTGCCGGTCAGGGCGTCGTAGACCGCGCCCGCGGCCGGGTGGGACACATCGGCGGGCAGACCGGCGAGGGTGAAGCCGCGGCCGATCGTGAGGGCGAGGGCGAGCAGGCCGCCGCCCAGCGCCGTGCCCAGCGCGGTCGCGACGACGGCGCGGCGGCGGTGGACGGCGAGGGCGATCCCGGCGACGGCGAAGACGACGGCCGCGACCGGAAGCCAGAAGCCGGCGACTTCGAGCACCCGGAACCCCTTTCTCAGCTGGGTCACTTCGCCCGCCGGGAGCACCGGGACCACGGTGTGCTGCACCGGGATGCGCGCGGCGAGCGGCACATGGTCCTGGGTGAGCTGGCGTTTGACCTGGTCGGTGACGGGTGCGAGGTCGATGGTGACGGGCCGCGCGCGCTCGTCGTCCGCGTCCTGGTCGCGCAGGGCGCGCAGCACCGCGTCGTGCGTGACCCGGTTGCCGGTGTCCCAGGCCAGCCGGAAGGCGCGGGTCTGGGTGAAGGAGCGCACGGCGTCGTGCACGAACGGGGCGACCGAGCCGCGCATCGGCCGGACGTCCATCCGATGGTCCACCTCGCGCACGATGCCGTCCCCGACCGTGGCCACGACGGCTTCCCGCACGTCCGGGTCGGCGGCGAGCGGGGCCATCGTGGTGACGTAGCGGCCCGTGTCGGCGAGCCCGTACGCCGCCCAGGCCGCCGGCGCGCCGAACGGCACGAGCAGACAGGACAGGGCGATCAGTACGGCCGACAGGGCGCTCCTGAGGCGTGGGG is a genomic window of Streptomyces griseochromogenes containing:
- a CDS encoding alpha/beta fold hydrolase, with translation MSPFLAYEDKGDPGVSSRVPLVPLVLVHGHPFDRTMWAPQLAAFSGRRRVIAPDLRGYGASPVTPGTVPLARHAQDIEELLDFLSVDSFVLAGLSMGGQIAMECYDRFGDRVRGLVLADTFPDPETPEGRLARRAMADRLLAEGLAGYADEVLDKMVAPYADPEVKAHVHRMMTATSPEGAAASLRGRAERPDYRPVLAKVTVPALVVVGADDTYTPVADAEAMHAAIPGSVLHVVERAAHMPNLERTAEFNGALEEFLTEVDSRS
- a CDS encoding PLP-dependent aminotransferase family protein; the protein is MDDYRRIADRIADDIAGGRLRPGQRLPPQRAFARRHRIAASTAGRVYAELVRRGLVVGEVGRGTFVRATEPDRQPGHALTEAAGAPPVNLELNYPSAPGQPELLAPALAPLLRPDALAEALRPAPAAGTVAARDAVAGLLAADGGRPDPDRILFTGNARQAIAATLASLVRAGGRVGVEPLTYPLVKEIAGRLGVTLVPLAADEEGPLAESVAAAHRTAPLSALYLQPTLHNPTSLTLGAERRARLADVIHSLGIPVVEDRIWSFLHEGGAPALAALVPGLVHLVDGLSKRVAPGLTVGFVLAPADRAEAVARAVRSGGWNAGSFALEAAVRWTGDGTVARLVAAKRRDAGRRQRLVAEELDGFAVRSDPAAYFAWWQLPAPWRADTFTAAARAHGIAVTPGTAFSVDPSRTPDAVRLGLASAPEPELVRALRTLAGLARGGAAAAGG